From the genome of Plasmodium malariae genome assembly, chromosome: 9, one region includes:
- the COQ4 gene encoding ubiquinone biosynthesis protein COQ4, putative has protein sequence MYNFAKLFRSNFIDINTINKFEIFLKTILGIYKAPDRTHLLAHAADISALYAVKKIYNYMKEDEEGRVILREKPLLIRQDIQFNELKKLPKNTLGYKYMEFLETYKLHAHDREVSHFFTDINYSYILTRYRQIHDIGHVVYDLNISIESEAALKLIELIQTKLPITLLAVLIAPLMTPLYRFQYTFKDQIPSNFLTSNFDYTYNDIYKYIDEMSIKQYEYNLTDYFHVDKRGDNIFYNKLYKYYFDNINNSSFVRGSIIYGFENNSNNDIIFDKLNNEYIFLKNPEKKYLLFQYKPRKILLKQLYPWAYTAGILTRKPLHSIHIEKWLDKDIDLFRKTYNIHPLPSHLRLMAGIN, from the coding sequence ATGTACAACTTTGCAAAGTTATTTCGATCGAATTTTATtgatataaatacaataaataaattcgaaatttttttaaaaacgaTATTAGGAATATATAAGGCTCCAGATAGAACGCACTTGTTGGCCCATGCAGCAGATATATCAGCGTTATAtgcagtaaaaaaaatatataattatatgaaagaAGATGAAGAAGGTAGGGTTATACTACGCGAGAAGCCTTTGCTAATTAGACAAGATATACAATTTAAtgaactaaaaaaattaccaaAAAATACGTTaggatataaatatatggaatttttagaaacatataaattacatgCACATGACAGAGAAGTGTCTCATTTTTTTActgatataaattattcatacATTTTAACAAGATACAGACAAATTCACGATATAGGACATGTTGTATACGATTTAAATATATCCATAGAATCAGAAGCAGCTCTCAAACTAATTGAATTAATACAAACCAAATTGCCTATCACATTACTAGCTGTTTTAATAGCCCCTCTTATGACACCCCTTTATCGATTtcaatatacatttaaagaTCAAATTCCATCAAATTTTCTGACATCAAATTTTGACTATACATATAacgatatatataaatatatagatgaGATGTCCATTAAGCAgtatgaatataatttaactGATTATTTTCATGTTGACAAAAGGGgtgataatattttttataataaattatataagtacTATTTTgacaatattaataattcgtCCTTTGTGAGAGGATCTATTATATACggttttgaaaataatagtaataacgaCATCATAtttgataaattaaataatgaatacatatttttaaaaaatcctgaaaaaaaatatcttctttttcaatataaaccaagaaaaatattactaaaacAGTTGTACCCATGGGCATACACCGCCGGGATATTAACACGTAAACCCTTGCATTCTATTCATATCGAAAAATGGCTTGATAAGGACATCGATCTGTTCAGAAAAACGTACAATATTCATCCTTTACCTTCACACTTACGTCTTATGGCCGGGATTAACTGA
- the PmUG01_09021800 gene encoding conserved Plasmodium protein, unknown function — MSCRTYSVIIGKYNKSDKRKFVISSAKIKKGLKTDFIKRNFIYGNKKKKEEENIYLNKIFSKEKDKSSLFGKNNEIIETNNVSNIFVKELLNERNIYYMYMYQYVLIELLKYNNLFINVLHSDCVIAYIIYSFYKIKSTKGDVSNGGSLNARVTTASMCQGAIARASTTNGKRENVYMEKLGKKKKEKKVDNNDKNNNSDNHNYKKNDNDNDDKKKNFFYPHNSTLFIGCSKEKTLALYETIIKLKSADISTYIISNEKSIDNIKKNFFLYNIIVLNIENLNDSCDLGILLEQINFVVVDDVYEIYKKKKSVMLKKIMKYCKEKQERQERGNMVQILLINKLFDGWVVNDMIQYLKNIKYKIIFEKNMNEISSSPKKFNRFSGVTDDICYNPFHYFDLRGYRKNICKHMSINAPLNDDKKFLILFYLLNINKDRKILIYYNKNDIYAFYCFINSYIPCVFISNTYNRSCKNNIVSTLRRSSDYILITNDINIRKIYQVDANLYIHYTFHESVCSYVDVLSDNIIMTEDNPVALGVQNGSSILDKNEESNIEKSSSSSTNEDIVESVLFYNSKKENKEYETLNSLLNFTNYSLPSLRILKNNFLNFLIEEIKNVVIEDHKHIEEAKKIYEKYGHSFISASLYYIQKKKVFLKNFKKKIYTNITFIVEKNILLNTKSKMINFLNELLNFKKNVGDINFFIQNYLYCKRGYILSVPEDIYNIIHKNKNISVNKEKYAAVCMYILYNNYERHFRTTHAKKGECRSKKSIRRFKKRLNIKKEKSEISKLKKWMESSFTVSARNAKKKTSVISDII; from the exons atgtcATGTCGTACCTACAGTGTAATTATtggaaaatataacaaaagtGATAAGAGAAAGTTCGTTATATCATCAGCGAAAATAAAGAAAGGATTAAAAActgattttataaaaagaaactttatatatggtaataaaaaaaaaaaagaggaagaaaatatttacttgaataaaattttttcaaaggaaaaagacaaaagtagtttatttggaaaaaataacGAAATTATAGAAACGAATAATGTAAGTAATATTTTCGTAAAAGAGTTGttaaatgaaagaaatatatattatatgtacatgtatcaATATGTGTTAATTGAGTTGTTAAAGTATAACaatctttttataaatgtactgCATTCAGACTGTGTGATAGcttacattatttattctttttataaaataaaatctaCAAAAGGGGATGTTTCAAATGGTGGGTCATTAAACGCGCGTGTTACTACAGCTTCAATGTGTCAAGGAGCCATTGCAAGGGCTAGCACGACAAACGgtaaaagagaaaatgtatatatggaaaagttaggaaaaaaaaaaaaagaaaaaaaagtagacaACAACGATAAGAACAACAATAGCGACAACCACAACTATAAGAAAAACGATAACGATAATGacgacaaaaaaaaaaattttttttaccctcATAACTCTACCCTTTTCATTGGCTGCTCAAAAGAGAAAACACTAGCACTGTACGAGACcataataaaactaaaaagtGCCGACATATCAACATACATAATATCGAACGAGAAAAGCAttgataatataaagaaaaatttttttttatataatattattgtcttaaacatagaaaatttaaatgactCCTGCGATTTGGGTATTCTATTGGAgcaaataaattttgttgtGGTAGATGAtgtatatgaaatatataaaaaaaaaaaaagtgttatgttaaaaaaaattatgaaatattgTAAAGAAAAGCAGGAAAGGCAAGAAAGAGGTAATATGGTGCAgattcttttaataaataaattatttgatgGATGGGTTGTCAATGATATGATacagtatttaaaaaatataaaatacaaaattatttttgaaaagaatATGAATGAAATATCTTCTTCCCCAAAGAAGTTTAACCGTTTTAGCGGAGTTACTGATGATATTTGTTACAACCCTTTTCACTATTTCGATTTGAGGGGATACAGGAAAAACATTTGTAAGCATATGAGTATTAATGCACCTTTAAACGAcgacaaaaaatttttaatattattttatttgttaaatataaacaaagacagaaaaatattaatttattacaataaaaatgatatatatgcTTTCTACTGTTTTATCAATTCGTACATTCCATGTGTGTTCATATCAAATACCTACAACAGgtcatgtaaaaataatatagtgAGTACATTGCGCAGATCAAGTGACTATATCTTAATTactaatgatataaatataagaaaaatttatcaaGTGGATGcaaatttgtatatacacTATACCTTTCACGAAAGCGTATGTTCATATGTCGATGTATTATcagataatattataatgacAGAAGACAATCCAGTAGCGCTAGGAGTACAAAATGGAAGTAGTATTCtggataaaaatgaagagagTAACATAGAAAAGAGCAGCAGTAGCAGTACCAATGAGGATATTGTTGAGTCTGTCTTATTTTACAAcagcaaaaaagaaaataaagaatatgaAACGTTGAACAGTCTGTTgaattttacaaattattCTTTGCCCTCATTAAGAatccttaaaaataattttctcaattttttaattgaagaaataaagaatGTTGTTATCGAAGATCACAAACATATAGAAGAggctaaaaaaatatatgaaaaatacgGGCACTCTTTTATTTCTgcttctttatattatatacaaaagaagaaagtttttttgaaaaatttcaaaaaaaaaatttatactaatataacttttattgtagaaaaaaatattcttttaaatacgaaaagtaaaatgattaattttttaaatgaattattaaattttaaaaaaaatgttggggatataaacttttttattcaaaattaCTTGTATTGTAAAAGAGGGTATATCTTATCAGTTCctgaagatatatataacattatacataaaaataaaaacatcagtgtaaataaagagaaatacGCAGCTGtctgtatgtatatattgtataataattatgaaagaCACTTTAGAACTACCCATGCTAAGAAGGGCGAATGCAGATCGAAGAAGTCGATCag gAGGTTTAAGAAAAGGTTgaacataaaaaaggaaaaatcgGAAATAAGCAAACTCAAAAAATGGATGGAGTCTAGCTTCACAGTAAGTGCAAGAAATGCAAAGAAAAAGACAAGTGTAATATCTGACATAATCTGA
- the PmUG01_09022100 gene encoding DNA helicase, putative, with protein sequence MKRKSVFIKKNVIKSQNTLDKFGIFKKVNAVKNENDESVGKVKKKNVEEAKMNNIATVRIKKEISEEDDNENINNNVIKNENNDIESQSIRVKVKYEDKVTKEKVDDRDIIVNENKDTKREKGKVDDWDVNKDKEKNTVKKNENHINENIMPLHKIYEPIYKEDYINEIRSKRNPLLTKVLEEDLNFNLILCGPAGSGKSSLVNVIKNKTSNLFISLFHLNNLNNELRKIYDQSIINYKLSKRKTILCIKDINRLNKNQQENVLLILKKGYFYLLATCLFNPMNILNASISSRCLYLYLNPYDKIELALIIKRVINKLNVDIENSALNIIINHSCGDARVAINIIDFAIQNMKREELKEKEKEKEMERGKEIEKGKEVEKEVGKDVGKEVGKDVGKEVGKDVGKEVGKMEKDIGKYMEKILNSQEPEEEIKKNDIIKKQIKLRDYNETLHNSTDSQSSKKVIQLKNIKNFLQNFPSNDNKLDHYNFISGLHKSIRAGNIKAAILYLTKSLKNGEDPLYICRRLIRIASEDIGLANHDVLSICINTHYACKAIGMPECQTALIYAVIVLCKSSKSNYIYVVENNAKQICNEYSFDVPFHLRNTSNKYIYTNQPEILTFEEHLNKYKDVQKYLPDYIENLELLPEL encoded by the coding sequence atgaagagaaaatctgtatttataaaaaaaaatgtaataaagtCTCAAAATACTTTGGATAAATTtggtatttttaaaaaggtgAATGcagtaaaaaatgaaaatgacgAAAGTGTAGGGAAagtaaagaagaaaaatgtaGAAGAGGCAAAAATGAATAACATCGCAACAGTtaggataaaaaaagaaatatcaGAAGAAGAcgataatgaaaatataaataataatgttattaaGAATGAGAATAATGATATCGAAAGTCAATCAATTAGAGTTAAGgtaaaatatgaagataaggttacaaaagaaaaagttgATGATCGAGATATTATagttaatgaaaataaagataCTAAACGTGAAAAGGGAAAAGTAGATGATTGGGATGTAAACAaagataaggaaaaaaatactgttaagaaaaatgaaaaccatataaatgaaaatattatgccattacataaaatatatgaaccaatatataaagaagattatataaatgaaataagaaGTAAAAGAAATCCATTATTAACAAAAGTGTTAGAGGAAgacttaaattttaatttgattTTATGTGGACCTGCTGGTTCTGGAAAATCATCCTTAGTAAATgttatcaaaaataaaactagtaatttatttatatcgctatttcatttaaataatttaaataatgaattaagaaaaatatatgatcagtctataataaattataagttatcaaaaaggaaaactattttatgtataaaagatattaatagattaaataaaaatcaacaagaaaatgtattattaattttaaaaaaagggtaTTTTTACCTACTGGCAACTTGTTTATTCAATccaatgaatattttaaatgcatCTATAAGTTCGcgatgtttatatttatacctGAACCCGTAtgataaaatagaattagccttaattataaaaagagtcataaataaattaaacgTAGATATAGAAAACAGTGCTTTAAACATCATTATTAATCATTCCTGTGGGGACGCACGTGTAGCGATAAATATCATCGATTTTGCTATACAGAATATGAAGCGTGAAGAATTAAaggagaaagaaaaagaaaaggaaatggaaagaggaaaagaaatagaaaaaggaaaggaaGTAGAAAAAGAAGTAGGAAAAGATGTAGGAAAAGAAGTAGGAAAAGATGTAGGAAAAGAAGTAGGAAAAGATGTAGGAAAAGAAGTaggaaaaatggaaaaagacattggaaaatatatggaaaaaatactCAATTCACAAGAACCTgaggaagaaataaaaaaaaatgatataataaaaaaacagatAAAATTAAGGGATTACAATGAAACATTACATAATTCTACAGACTCTCAAAGTAGCAAGAAAGtcatacaattaaaaaatataaaaaattttttacagaATTTTCCATCAAATGATAACAAGTTAGATcattacaattttatttcagGTTTACATAAAAGTATAAGAGCAGGAAATATAAAAGCtgctattttatatttaaccaAATCGCTAAAAAATGGGGAAGatcctttatatatatgtagaagATTAATTAGAATAGCTTCAGAAGATATTGGTTTGGCTAACCATGATGTTTTatctatatgtattaatactCATTATGCATGTAAGGCTATAGGGATGCCTGAATGTCAGACAGCATTAATATATGCTGTTATTGTTTTGTGTAAATCTTCAAAgagtaattatatttacgtTGTTGAAAATAACGCCAAACAAATATGTAATGAATATAGTTTCGATGTCCCATTTCATTTAAGAAACACATCAAACAAATATATCTACACAAATCAGCCTGAAATTTTAACCTTCGAGGAGcacttaaataaatacaaggACGTTCAAAAGTATTTGCCTGACTATATAGAAAACCTGGAACTTTTGCCTGAACTGTGA
- the PmUG01_09022000 gene encoding conserved Plasmodium protein, unknown function: MNSLGRKLKLMNYENIDIGKDDFYHMVLKLEEEKIRLYKPKEREKINYMKEKNYVEHILKYLKKLNINTTNINKSNINDAEVRTYILNNLTTLALIDDYKDLIHFDNHEDDDNDNANVENRETHNALNVSEKNNEINSKHKDETKDITLVNFFELNYLNCRDKEEQMTRIITLNVLTEKINDIFKANNIPLLECNNNSNNSNNYNRLHDIISALHLIKEKLKDKKKIYNADYENLFNFNITVSNNNLKDFAYIIKYIFNEVLKERKTHIKNILNEIQILTYNPVIDIKQGKVGR, from the coding sequence atgaattCTCTGGGAAGAAAACTGAAGCTAatgaattatgaaaatatcgATATTGGAAAAGACGATTTTTATCATATGGTATTAAAACttgaagaggaaaaaattCGTCTGTATAAACCAAAGGagagagaaaaaattaattatatgaaggaaaaaaattatgttgaacatatattaaaatatttaaaaaagttaaatattaacacaactaatattaataaatcgAATATTAATGATGCAGAAGTTAGGACGTACATTTTGAACAACTTGACAACATTAGCTTTAATTGATGATTATAAggatttaattcattttgaTAATCATGAAgatgatgataatgataatgcAAATGTAGAAAATCGTGAAACACACAATGCCTTAAATGTGtctgaaaaaaataatgagatCAACTCAAAACATAAAGATGAAACAAAGGATATCActttagtaaattttttcGAATTGAATTATCTTAATTGTCGTGATAAGGAAGAACAAATGACACGAATTATTACATTGAATGTATTaactgaaaaaattaatgatatatttaaagcGAATAATATACCACTACTAgaatgtaataataacagtaataatagtaataactaTAACCGTTTACATGATATCATATCTGCGTTGCACTTAATAAAGGAAAAGttgaaagataaaaaaaaaatatataatgcagattacgaaaatttatttaattttaacattaCCGTTtcgaataataatttaaaagattttGCTTacatcataaaatatatttttaatgaagtATTAAAGGAGAGGAAaacacatataaaaaatattcttaatgaaatacaaatattaacCTATAACCCAGTCATCGATATAAAACAGGGCAAAGTTGGAAGATGA
- the PmUG01_09021900 gene encoding conserved Plasmodium protein, unknown function: MSGLVTNLNIESGYFNDELKEEPNESNFMYVNISMLIRAYKKDRHKLTILNKKLNLIKIVGFVLNIEEKKEFIVYTIDDTTGYIKAKLLLTYSFSNYNEKNDDIKVNDIIQIFGICNTVSINEDLSISISSINKLNSFNYLCHHHLLVFYNYLKYIEDEKKKPIEDEKSENDGEGNPSSVQNNENPFFNSFFY; this comes from the coding sequence ATGTCTGGTTTAGTAACAAATTTAAACATTGAGAGCGGATATTTTAATGATGAGTTAAAAGAAGAACCAAATGAATCTAATTTCATGTATGTTAATATTAGTATGCTAATTCGAGCATACAAGAAAGACAGACATAAATTAAcgattttaaataaaaaattaaacctTATTAAAATAGTTGGGTTTGTACTTaatatagaagaaaaaaaagaatttatagtTTACACAATTGATGACACAACAGGATATATTAAAGCAAAATTACTTCTAACATATTCTTTTagtaattataatgaaaaaaatgatgatattAAAGTTAATGATATAATACAGATATTTGGTATCTGTAACACTGTTAGTATTAACGAAGATTTAAGTATTTCCATAAGTTCaattaacaaattaaattcgtttaattatttatgtcaTCATCATTTATtagtattttataattatttaaaatatatagaggatgagaaaaaaaaacccATAGAAGATGAAAAATCAGAAAATGATGGGGAAGGAAATCCTTCCAGTGttcaaaataatgaaaatcctttttttaattccttcttttattaa